A single Acidaminococcus sp. DNA region contains:
- a CDS encoding IS110 family transposase produces the protein MIYVGIDVSKSKHDCCILDSEHKDDYEEFTIPNTRNGYDHLLKRIFSYNQSVKNIKAGLEATGEYSVNITRFLLNNGLATCVLNPLLTDQYRKSHSLRKTKTDRIDAHFIACILMSDLDLKPYVPQEYHNKVLKSLTRTRFGWVHERSLKKQTLTRIIDTSFSELPQYINLDSATAHALLKEYPTPEKMANANLKHMKEIIYKTSKGRLSMDLAEQIRNAARHSVGLGKSDISTEINVVETIHDIEVKNEQIQKVESRIKKLLEERKEPLLTIPGISIATGSAILGEIGDFSRFSSPDKILAYAGFAPSKNQSGRRSGIGPSAHMEKRGSRYLRHALFNAARFVCQNEPAYKEYLAKKLSEGKHFYIAISHVVKKLVRLIYALQTRGIPYKTPAQLMLQRQINTGSDSQDFALDI, from the coding sequence ATGATCTACGTTGGAATTGATGTATCTAAGAGCAAACACGACTGCTGCATCCTTGATTCTGAGCATAAGGACGACTACGAGGAATTCACGATCCCCAATACCCGGAATGGTTATGACCACCTGCTAAAGCGAATTTTTTCCTACAATCAATCGGTAAAAAATATAAAAGCAGGGCTGGAGGCCACCGGAGAGTATAGTGTGAACATCACCAGATTCCTGTTGAACAATGGCCTAGCAACCTGCGTTCTCAATCCTCTGCTGACGGATCAATACAGAAAGAGTCATAGCCTTCGCAAAACTAAAACCGATCGCATTGACGCACACTTCATTGCTTGCATACTTATGTCCGATTTAGACCTCAAGCCCTACGTACCCCAAGAATACCACAATAAAGTCTTGAAGTCACTAACCAGGACTCGCTTTGGATGGGTTCATGAACGGTCTCTAAAAAAGCAAACCCTTACCCGTATAATTGATACTAGCTTTTCTGAACTTCCACAGTACATAAACCTGGATTCTGCTACCGCTCACGCTCTCCTTAAGGAGTATCCCACTCCCGAGAAAATGGCGAACGCAAATTTGAAACACATGAAAGAAATTATCTACAAAACATCCAAAGGCAGGTTAAGTATGGATCTGGCTGAGCAGATTCGTAACGCTGCAAGGCATTCCGTAGGTCTGGGCAAAAGCGATATATCTACTGAAATTAATGTAGTGGAAACAATACACGATATTGAGGTAAAAAACGAACAAATTCAAAAAGTTGAGTCCAGAATTAAAAAACTGTTAGAGGAACGTAAAGAACCGTTACTTACAATCCCTGGGATTAGTATTGCTACAGGGTCCGCAATTTTAGGAGAAATTGGGGATTTCTCCAGATTTTCCTCCCCCGACAAGATACTGGCCTATGCCGGATTTGCGCCCTCTAAGAACCAGTCAGGCCGGCGGAGTGGAATAGGACCGAGTGCCCATATGGAGAAAAGAGGATCACGATATCTACGTCATGCTCTCTTCAATGCGGCAAGATTCGTCTGCCAAAATGAACCAGCTTACAAAGAATATTTGGCAAAGAAATTAAGCGAAGGAAAACATTTCTATATAGCAATCTCTCACGTAGTTAAAAAGTTAGTACGTCTAATCTATGCACTTCAAACGAGAGGAATCCCATACAAAACACCTGCTCAATTAATGCTTCAAAGGCAGATAAATACTGGCTCCGATTCACAGGATTTTGCACTTGACATATGA
- a CDS encoding YfcC family protein: protein MMPEQKKKKSKMLSSYSIVFLVLILVAILTWFVPQSVVVTKNGTKEIIYNAIMVKGKVVAGQGLQPMGLWDILAAPAKGFVKAAPVGFAILMAGSFLHIMNSTGAMSAGIGWLLRHFTGKTLLMVLVFVSSVFGSVYGLWEEIPAFSMMVVPLFIRAGYDVITGIGVLTVGATAGNMASVVNPFSVGAAVGAIGTEGLSMGSGIMLRMVVFVALTVVAIIYVLRYAAMVKDDPSRSVVYGLDVNTFVDEEKAEKHEEITRQQAMSIGLLVLMVLALVCGYIPWDSIKFADGSTMKDIINLPFTTLAQVPFLGNFFGAGHYTHFGDWYFDEYAFVFFTGALLLGVINKMPEEEFVHEFVEGAREMLGVILVLTIANAISVIMGSKTAGMSVTFVYWIQNALSGVPSWAFAIAAAASYLGIGFFMQSTSGVAGITMPILGAVAYALFQSAPIGSIGGQIMLISAFTIGLNFTSAIYPSATNMGTLELYKVPYNHYLGFILKADIAMLIVGVIIVSIAPSLGIL from the coding sequence ATGATGCCTGAACAAAAGAAGAAAAAATCCAAGATGCTCAGTTCGTATTCCATTGTTTTTCTGGTCCTGATTCTTGTGGCTATACTCACATGGTTTGTACCGCAGTCCGTCGTCGTTACGAAGAACGGTACAAAAGAAATTATCTACAATGCCATTATGGTAAAGGGTAAAGTGGTGGCCGGACAGGGCCTGCAGCCGATGGGTCTGTGGGATATCCTCGCTGCCCCGGCTAAGGGTTTTGTAAAGGCCGCTCCTGTCGGCTTCGCCATCCTGATGGCAGGTTCGTTCCTGCACATCATGAATTCAACGGGAGCTATGAGCGCCGGTATCGGCTGGCTGCTGAGACACTTCACCGGTAAGACGCTCCTTATGGTGCTTGTCTTTGTGTCTTCCGTCTTTGGCTCTGTGTATGGCTTGTGGGAAGAAATTCCGGCTTTCTCCATGATGGTTGTGCCCCTGTTTATACGGGCCGGATATGATGTGATCACCGGTATCGGCGTCCTGACAGTCGGTGCCACGGCAGGGAATATGGCCAGTGTTGTGAACCCGTTCTCTGTCGGTGCTGCCGTCGGTGCCATCGGTACGGAAGGGCTTTCGATGGGCAGCGGCATTATGCTGCGTATGGTAGTGTTTGTCGCTTTGACGGTGGTGGCCATCATCTACGTACTGCGTTATGCGGCTATGGTTAAAGATGATCCTTCCCGTTCCGTTGTGTACGGTCTGGATGTCAATACGTTTGTGGATGAAGAAAAAGCAGAAAAACATGAAGAAATTACGCGTCAGCAGGCGATGTCCATCGGACTTCTCGTTTTGATGGTCCTGGCCCTTGTATGCGGTTATATTCCTTGGGATTCTATTAAATTCGCGGATGGGTCTACTATGAAGGACATTATCAACCTTCCGTTCACTACACTTGCGCAAGTGCCGTTCCTGGGGAATTTCTTCGGTGCCGGTCATTATACGCACTTCGGTGATTGGTATTTTGATGAATATGCGTTTGTCTTCTTTACGGGCGCTCTGCTGCTTGGCGTGATCAACAAGATGCCTGAGGAAGAGTTTGTTCACGAATTTGTAGAAGGGGCTCGTGAAATGCTTGGCGTCATCCTGGTGCTGACGATTGCCAACGCGATTTCAGTCATCATGGGCAGCAAGACTGCGGGCATGTCCGTAACGTTTGTGTACTGGATTCAGAATGCCCTGTCCGGTGTGCCGTCCTGGGCCTTTGCCATTGCCGCCGCTGCTTCTTACCTTGGTATCGGGTTCTTTATGCAGTCGACGAGCGGTGTAGCCGGTATCACCATGCCGATTCTGGGCGCAGTGGCTTATGCTCTGTTCCAGTCTGCACCGATTGGTTCCATCGGCGGGCAGATTATGTTGATCTCCGCATTCACCATCGGCCTGAACTTCACTTCCGCAATTTATCCGAGCGCAACCAACATGGGTACCTTGGAACTCTACAAAGTGCCTTACAATCACTATCTCGGATTTATTCTGAAAGCTGATATTGCTATGCTCATTGTCGGTGTCATCATCGTCTCGATTGCACCGTCCTTAGGGATTTTGTAA
- a CDS encoding adenine phosphoribosyltransferase (Catalyzes a salvage reaction resulting in the formation of AMP, that is energically less costly than de novo synthesis) has translation MADRFYELKVAGCTRKLPILPISPTLAIAGFVILGDVELVSNAAKELVKYVPEGTDYLVAAETKGIPLVHEMARLMGMKRYVVARKSIKAYMEHPLVVEDESITTKGKQMLVLQDADIELIRGKNVLLVDDVISTGGSMKALEELMNKAGAHIMGREAILAEGDSIGRKDITVLANLPLFKPE, from the coding sequence ATGGCTGATCGTTTTTATGAGCTGAAAGTGGCCGGATGTACGCGCAAGCTGCCGATTCTTCCGATTTCACCGACGCTTGCCATCGCAGGATTTGTGATTTTGGGAGATGTAGAGCTTGTCAGCAATGCGGCAAAGGAACTGGTGAAGTATGTTCCTGAAGGTACGGATTATCTTGTGGCCGCTGAAACGAAGGGGATTCCTCTCGTTCACGAAATGGCCCGCCTCATGGGTATGAAGCGGTATGTAGTGGCCCGCAAATCTATTAAGGCTTATATGGAACATCCGCTTGTTGTGGAAGATGAGTCCATTACGACAAAAGGAAAACAAATGCTGGTGCTCCAGGATGCAGATATTGAATTGATCAGGGGAAAGAATGTGCTTCTCGTAGATGATGTCATCAGCACGGGTGGTTCCATGAAAGCACTGGAGGAACTGATGAATAAGGCCGGAGCTCACATTATGGGCCGTGAGGCCATTTTAGCCGAAGGGGATTCCATCGGCCGCAAGGATATTACTGTATTGGCTAATCTCCCGCTTTTTAAGCCGGAGTGA
- a CDS encoding Ppx/GppA family phosphatase: protein MKRIGIIDVGSNSARLVIMEIDESKGSRLAYNQKDPLRLALKTDKNGYLTEEAFSATVTCLRGFASMCHFFHTDEIIAVATAAIRNAKNGAKLVKSVREKTGIDLEIISGKTEAYLSYLGVINTINVKDAVIFDLGGGSTEVILVRDRKLVDSISLPIGCVNLTKASRQNGSNSTEDMKIMNKLITDQLSKTPWLDNCGLPLVGVGGTARSIGKVEEKRQKYFTAKLHNFQFDLNDFKDWYKSMASTAPPLRRRIPGLSSDRADVILAGSSIIKGIADKAKSKRFIISGCGLREGLFCQYLHQHTSRPLIIPDILKESQNDMIHMYCPDEQHGRLVAKFAMELFRGWQRLHQLDPKRWGPLLETAALLHDSGITINFYNHTRHSGYIIENSRLFGLSHMDVVFASIIAAWHHGINRTYLRNKPYRKLLTENDIQELSKAALLLAMAECLDYTQSGVVENIEARVNSGMATLTLIARVDPAMELSRLNAMMKWIRKTLGCPLTLLVKAGVPKAAPVSPVRNHVKVEEVVNQQRQ, encoded by the coding sequence ATGAAAAGAATCGGAATCATTGACGTCGGGTCAAACTCAGCCCGCCTCGTCATCATGGAAATTGATGAGTCCAAAGGTTCACGTCTGGCCTATAACCAGAAAGACCCGCTGCGGCTGGCACTCAAGACTGACAAAAATGGATATTTGACGGAAGAGGCCTTCTCTGCTACTGTCACCTGTCTGAGAGGTTTCGCCTCCATGTGCCACTTCTTCCACACGGACGAAATCATCGCCGTCGCTACAGCCGCTATCAGAAACGCAAAAAACGGTGCCAAGCTTGTTAAATCTGTAAGAGAAAAAACCGGAATCGATCTGGAAATCATCTCCGGCAAAACCGAAGCTTACTTGAGTTATCTCGGCGTCATCAATACCATCAACGTAAAAGATGCCGTCATCTTCGACCTGGGCGGCGGTTCTACCGAAGTCATCCTGGTCCGCGACAGAAAGCTTGTCGATTCCATCAGTCTGCCCATCGGCTGTGTCAACTTAACAAAAGCCAGCCGTCAAAACGGCTCAAATAGTACCGAAGACATGAAAATCATGAACAAGCTGATTACAGATCAGCTGTCCAAGACACCCTGGCTCGACAACTGCGGTCTGCCTCTTGTCGGCGTCGGCGGTACAGCTCGTTCCATCGGCAAAGTCGAAGAAAAGCGGCAGAAATATTTCACGGCCAAACTGCATAATTTCCAGTTTGACCTGAATGATTTCAAAGACTGGTACAAAAGTATGGCTTCTACGGCTCCGCCTCTGCGCCGCCGCATTCCCGGCCTGTCTTCGGATCGTGCCGACGTCATTCTGGCAGGTTCTTCCATTATCAAGGGCATTGCCGATAAAGCCAAATCGAAAAGATTTATCATCTCGGGCTGCGGTCTGCGTGAAGGACTGTTCTGCCAGTATCTGCACCAGCACACGTCCCGCCCGCTCATCATTCCGGATATCCTGAAGGAAAGCCAGAATGATATGATTCATATGTACTGCCCGGATGAGCAGCACGGCCGCCTTGTGGCAAAATTTGCCATGGAACTTTTCCGCGGCTGGCAGAGACTGCATCAACTGGATCCGAAACGCTGGGGGCCGCTGCTGGAAACCGCTGCCCTGCTCCATGATTCGGGCATTACCATTAACTTCTACAACCACACCCGCCACAGCGGCTACATCATTGAAAACAGCCGTCTTTTCGGGCTGAGCCATATGGACGTGGTCTTTGCCTCCATCATCGCGGCCTGGCATCACGGTATCAACCGCACCTATCTGCGCAATAAACCATACCGCAAGCTCCTTACGGAAAATGACATCCAGGAACTGAGCAAAGCCGCACTGCTCCTGGCCATGGCCGAATGCCTGGATTATACACAGAGCGGTGTCGTTGAAAACATCGAGGCTCGTGTGAACAGCGGCATGGCTACGCTGACCCTCATCGCCCGGGTAGATCCGGCCATGGAGCTGAGTCGCCTGAACGCCATGATGAAATGGATCCGCAAGACCCTGGGCTGTCCGCTGACCCTGCTCGTCAAAGCCGGCGTGCCCAAAGCCGCTCCGGTTTCGCCGGTGAGGAATCATGTGAAAGTAGAAGAAGTTGTAAATCAGCAGCGTCAATAA
- a CDS encoding Sapep family Mn(2+)-dependent dipeptidase produces MTPEQEKQYYAQMEQNFPEFLKAMEKLVSIPSYLEEDTYPDVPALQEVLKATLAMMKDMGYRTYADPEGYYGYAEIGEGDTLIGVLGHLDVVPPGLSSDWHSDPFKVDYRDGKAYGRGVQDDKGPTLSAVYAMKALLDAGFKPNYRLRFIFGTDEENLWRGIKKYMEKEEKPNFGFTPDSVFPLIYAEKGVLDLILHAKNESGLVFKGGDAYNVVPSYVKAPYSEALKTALEHLHYEYRIEADGSIGILGKSIHAKDAELGVNAIHHYLLALDAMGHPTKAGAFVKDCLEGHKFAEPIFGEVKDEASGELKFNIGKIELTPEEETLYIDMRIPVTYPKEKAVEALKKKAAEYGFIYEEFDWLKPVYMPLDSPIITKLVASYREATGDTQNQPISSGGATYARAMDNCVAFGCILPGVEKSEHMPNEHMVVDEFKTAIKIYIHTFYNFNA; encoded by the coding sequence ATGACACCAGAGCAAGAGAAGCAGTATTACGCCCAAATGGAACAGAATTTCCCGGAGTTTTTAAAAGCGATGGAGAAGCTGGTTTCCATTCCGAGCTATTTGGAAGAGGACACTTATCCTGATGTGCCCGCTTTGCAGGAGGTCCTGAAGGCGACGCTTGCCATGATGAAGGACATGGGATACCGTACATATGCTGATCCCGAAGGGTATTATGGCTATGCTGAAATCGGGGAAGGGGACACTTTAATCGGCGTATTGGGTCATTTAGACGTAGTGCCGCCGGGACTGTCGTCTGACTGGCATTCTGATCCTTTTAAGGTAGACTATAGAGATGGCAAAGCTTACGGACGCGGCGTGCAGGACGACAAGGGCCCGACGCTGTCTGCTGTCTATGCCATGAAAGCCCTGCTGGATGCTGGGTTCAAACCGAATTACCGGCTGCGCTTCATCTTCGGTACGGATGAAGAGAATCTGTGGCGCGGAATCAAAAAGTATATGGAAAAAGAGGAAAAGCCGAATTTTGGATTTACGCCTGATTCAGTTTTTCCTCTTATTTATGCAGAAAAAGGGGTGCTGGATCTTATCCTCCATGCCAAAAATGAAAGCGGCCTTGTCTTTAAAGGCGGCGATGCCTACAACGTGGTACCGTCCTATGTGAAGGCTCCGTATTCGGAAGCCTTGAAGACGGCCTTAGAGCATCTTCATTATGAATACCGCATAGAGGCAGATGGCAGCATCGGTATTTTAGGCAAGAGCATCCATGCCAAAGACGCGGAACTGGGTGTCAACGCGATTCACCATTATCTGCTGGCTCTTGATGCGATGGGACATCCGACCAAGGCAGGCGCTTTCGTAAAAGATTGTCTGGAAGGACATAAATTTGCGGAACCGATTTTTGGAGAAGTCAAGGATGAAGCTTCCGGTGAACTGAAATTCAACATTGGAAAGATCGAACTGACGCCGGAAGAGGAAACGCTTTATATCGATATGCGTATTCCGGTTACCTACCCGAAGGAAAAAGCGGTGGAAGCCTTGAAGAAAAAAGCTGCCGAATACGGTTTCATCTATGAAGAGTTTGACTGGCTGAAACCTGTTTATATGCCGCTTGATTCTCCTATTATTACTAAACTTGTGGCTTCCTACCGGGAAGCCACCGGCGATACGCAGAATCAGCCAATCAGCAGCGGCGGTGCGACGTACGCACGGGCTATGGATAACTGCGTAGCTTTCGGCTGCATTCTCCCCGGCGTCGAAAAGAGCGAACATATGCCGAATGAACACATGGTTGTGGACGAATTTAAGACAGCTATAAAAATTTATATTCATACATTCTATAATTTCAACGCTTGA
- a CDS encoding RNA degradosome polyphosphate kinase, producing the protein MSVVDLTKPEYYINRELSWLKFNLRVLKEAGVRRIPLCERLRFVAISASNLDEFFMVRVAGLINRQASGIERPDMAGLTPTEQLKRIAVEAHSEMKLKYHYLFALLKELEQYGICFKRVFELTQEQHQELERYYREDVFPVLTPMAIDAARPFPFLANKSLNIAVELRDEKNEQKIAFIQVPSVLPRFLEVKGQKGERLFVFLEDIIMEHCKDLFKGLKIVDMVTFRITRDSDLEVDEDETHDLMKEIELSLKKRKRGSAVRLEINPQSGNFLKDFLVKNLELEEQDVYEIRGPLDLTFLFRFIGLPGMERWCFPPFSPQQPAELPTYDHLFDQIREHDILLHHPYESFDPVVKLVADAAEDPNVLAIKQTLYRVSGNSPIVAALARAAENGKQVTALVELKARFDEENNIVWARRLERAGCHVIYGLVGLKTHSKITLVVRKEPEGIKRYVHLGTGNYNDKTAKIYTDFGLLTANDLYGEDASAFFNVLSGYSEPPAFHKLIMAPLGLRQKMYDLVDREIQHVKEGKGGHIIAKMNSFMDQPMIEKFYEASRAGVKIELIVRGICGLIPGLKGISDNITVRSIIGRFLEHHRVYYFANGGHEELYLSSADMMHRNLSERVELMFPIERPEHIARIKEFLNFCLRDNLGAHVMLTNGTYRRVTSHGREPVSAQESMMKWAIEHAPKKEMPMEQRLKPVYHKAEE; encoded by the coding sequence ATGTCTGTTGTGGATCTGACGAAACCTGAATACTACATCAACAGGGAACTGAGCTGGCTGAAATTCAACCTTCGCGTGCTGAAGGAAGCCGGTGTGAGAAGAATTCCCCTTTGCGAGCGCCTGCGCTTTGTTGCGATTTCCGCGTCCAATCTGGATGAATTCTTCATGGTTCGTGTCGCCGGTCTGATCAATCGCCAGGCGAGCGGCATTGAGCGTCCGGATATGGCCGGACTGACTCCGACGGAACAATTGAAGCGCATCGCTGTGGAAGCGCACAGCGAAATGAAGCTGAAATATCATTATTTATTCGCCCTGCTCAAGGAATTGGAACAATATGGTATTTGTTTCAAGAGAGTTTTTGAACTGACTCAGGAACAGCACCAGGAACTGGAACGGTATTACCGTGAAGATGTCTTCCCGGTGCTCACACCGATGGCCATCGATGCGGCCCGTCCTTTCCCGTTCCTTGCCAATAAATCCCTGAATATCGCCGTGGAACTGCGCGACGAAAAGAATGAACAGAAGATTGCCTTCATCCAGGTGCCTTCCGTCCTGCCGCGTTTTCTGGAAGTCAAAGGGCAAAAGGGAGAAAGGCTCTTTGTCTTTCTGGAAGACATTATCATGGAACACTGCAAGGACCTGTTCAAGGGCCTTAAGATTGTGGATATGGTTACTTTCCGCATCACCCGTGACTCCGACCTCGAAGTCGATGAAGATGAAACGCACGACCTGATGAAAGAAATCGAACTGTCCTTGAAAAAGCGGAAACGGGGCAGTGCTGTCCGGCTTGAAATCAATCCTCAGAGCGGTAATTTCCTGAAAGATTTTCTGGTGAAGAACCTTGAATTGGAAGAACAGGACGTCTATGAAATCAGAGGACCGCTGGATTTGACGTTCCTCTTCCGTTTCATTGGCCTGCCCGGCATGGAACGCTGGTGTTTCCCGCCATTTTCGCCGCAGCAGCCTGCAGAACTGCCGACGTATGATCATCTTTTTGACCAGATCCGCGAACATGATATCCTGCTGCACCATCCGTATGAAAGCTTTGATCCCGTCGTCAAACTTGTGGCGGACGCTGCGGAAGATCCGAATGTCCTTGCCATCAAGCAGACCCTGTACCGCGTCAGCGGCAATTCTCCCATTGTTGCGGCACTTGCCCGCGCTGCCGAAAACGGCAAGCAGGTCACGGCACTGGTGGAATTAAAGGCTCGTTTTGATGAAGAAAACAACATTGTCTGGGCACGCCGCCTGGAACGTGCCGGCTGCCACGTCATTTATGGTCTTGTCGGACTTAAGACGCACTCCAAAATTACGCTGGTAGTACGCAAAGAACCGGAAGGCATCAAACGGTACGTCCATCTGGGCACCGGCAACTATAATGATAAAACCGCTAAAATCTATACGGACTTTGGTCTCCTGACGGCCAACGACCTTTACGGTGAAGATGCTTCTGCCTTCTTCAACGTACTGAGTGGTTATTCCGAACCGCCCGCATTCCATAAACTCATCATGGCACCGTTGGGGCTGCGCCAGAAAATGTATGACCTGGTGGACCGGGAAATCCAGCACGTGAAAGAAGGCAAGGGAGGTCACATTATTGCCAAGATGAACTCCTTCATGGATCAGCCCATGATTGAAAAGTTCTATGAGGCTTCCCGGGCCGGCGTGAAGATTGAGCTGATTGTCCGCGGTATCTGCGGCCTGATTCCGGGCCTCAAGGGCATCAGCGATAACATTACCGTCCGTTCCATTATCGGGCGCTTTCTTGAGCATCACCGCGTGTATTATTTCGCCAACGGCGGACACGAGGAACTCTATTTATCCAGTGCCGATATGATGCATCGTAACTTGAGTGAACGTGTGGAACTGATGTTCCCGATTGAACGGCCGGAACACATTGCCCGCATCAAGGAATTCCTGAATTTCTGCCTGCGGGATAACCTCGGTGCGCACGTCATGCTGACAAATGGTACTTATCGCCGCGTTACTTCCCATGGCCGCGAACCTGTCAGCGCCCAGGAGAGTATGATGAAATGGGCGATTGAGCATGCGCCTAAGAAGGAGATGCCGATGGAGCAGAGGTTGAAGCCTGTGTATCATAAAGCAGAAGAGTGA